The following proteins are encoded in a genomic region of Syngnathus acus chromosome 22, fSynAcu1.2, whole genome shotgun sequence:
- the akt1 gene encoding RAC-alpha serine/threonine-protein kinase: MTNVVIVKEGWLHKRGEYIKTWRPRYFLLKSDGTFIGYKERPQDVDQLETPLNNFSVAQCQLMKTERPKPNTFIIRCLQWTTVIERTFHVETPEEREEWTKAIQTVAEGLQKQEEEMMDSSPDPMDMEVYLTKPRQKVTMHDFEYLKLLGKGTFGKVILVKEKATGRYYAMKILKKEVIVAKDEVAHTLTENRVLQNSKHPFLTGLKYSFQTHDRLCFVMEYANGGELFFHLSRDRVFSEERARFYGAEIVSALDYLHAERNVVYRDLKLENLMLDKDGHIKITDFGLCKEGIKDGATMKTFCGTPEYLAPEVLEDNDYGRAVDWWGLGVVMYEMMCGRLPFYNQDHEKLFELILMEDIRFPRTLGLEARSLLSGLLKKDPMQRLGGGPDDAKEIMKHKFFAGIEWQDVYEKKLVPPFKPHVTSETDTRYFDEEFTAQTITITPPGQDDSMESFDSERRPHFPQFSYSASGVA; this comes from the exons ATGACCAATGTGGTGATCGTCAAGGAGGGATGGCTGCATAAAAGAG GAGAATACATCAAGACCTGGAGGCCAAGGTATTTTCTTCTGAAGAGCGATGGTACATTCATTGGCTACAAAGAGCGGCCGCAAGATGTCGACCAGTTGGAAACACCCTTAAATAACTTCTCCGTAGCAC AATGCCAGCTGATGAAGACAGAACGACCTAAGCCCAATACATTTATCATCCGCTGCCTGCAGTGGACCACTGTCATCGAGCGCACCTTCCACGTTGAGACCCCTGAGGAGAG GGAAGAATGGACAAAAGCCATCCAAACAGTGGCAGAAGGGCTGCAGAAGCAAGAAGAAGAGATGATGGACTCCTCCCCAGACCCCATGGATATGGAGGTCTACCTGACCAAACCCAGACAAAAAGTG ACTATGCACGATTTTGAATACCTCAAACTCCTGGGAAAAGGCACTTTTGGCAAAGTTATTCTGGTCAAGGAGAAAGCCACGGGACGCTACTACGCCATGAAGATCCTGAAAAAGGAGGTGATCGTGGCAAAA GATGAAGTggcgcacacactcacagaaaACAGAGTCCTCCAGAATTCAAAGCACCCCTTCTTGACA GGGCTGAAATACTCTTTCCAAACACATGACCGCCTTTGCTTTGTCATGGAATATGCCAACGGTGGTGAG CTTTTCTTCCACCTTTCAAGGGATCGGGTATTCTCAGAGGAGCGTGCTCGCTTCTATGGTGCAGAGATTGTCTCTGCGCTTGACTACCTGCACGCCGAAAGAAACGTGGTCTACCGAGATCTAAAG TTGGAAAATCTGATGCTGGATAAAGATGGACACATCAAGATAACAGATTTTGGCCTCTGTAAGGAGGGTATCAAGGATGGTGCCACCATGAAGACTTTCTGTGGAACACCAGAGTATCTTGCACCTGAG GTACTTGAGGACAACGACTATGGCCGTGCGGTGGACTGGTGGGGTCTTGGCGTGGTGATGTACGAGATGATGTGTGGCAGGCTGCCTTTCTACAACCAGGACCACGAGAAGCTGTTTGAGCTCATCCTCATGGAAGACATCCGCTTCCCACGGACACTCGGTCTAGAGGCACGCTCGCTGCTCTCTGGGCTCCTCAAGAAGGACCCCATGCAGAG GCTCGGTGGTGGTCCTGATGATGCCAAGGAAATCATGAAGCACAAGTTCTTCGCCGGGATTGAATGGCAAGACGTTTACgagaaaaaa TTGGTCCCACCATTCAAGCCCCACGTTACCTCAGAGACCGACACGCGATATTTTGATGAGGAGTTTACTGCACAAACCATCACAATTACGCCACCTGGACAAG ACGACAGCATGGAGTCTTTCGACAGTGAGCGGAGACCCCACTTCCCCCAGTTCTCCTACTCCGCGAGTGGGGTGGCCTGA
- the zbtb42 gene encoding LOW QUALITY PROTEIN: zinc finger and BTB domain-containing protein 18.2 (The sequence of the model RefSeq protein was modified relative to this genomic sequence to represent the inferred CDS: inserted 2 bases in 2 codons), which yields MGYEGRMEFPDHSRQLLQCLSQQRHQGFLCDCTVLVGEARFKAHRAVLASCSMYFHLFYRDQLDKRDVVHLNSDIVTAPAFSLLLEFMYEGKLEFSTLPVEDVLAAASYLHMYDIVKVCKGKLKDKELSPLDEKMGEAFGLSCLERDNSSDGEPRGDKQPGRRRARGPPGPPSPPEQFDTDSGEAGLAVSDCERSARNRQKANGHSGRSPDLVGVNYVSAEGEPCVQTAGKTNADVSSSTVSLSRRSRASDDMDCALDLSFKPLSTRDPLQASYISGQLALDSQQQGTEPLVKDEHDLLSEQEDSEPMSPESQRFGNSARSSVVTGFAALFPGNNGSTAALLSQEEDLMDEXGEACGQRREGTPGGEERRGGCXGDSEEEEEDDLASSDISTSSGVLLPGGQQACVCPLCSKIFPSPHVLQLHLSSHFREKDGARSKLSPDGSVPTCVQCNKTFSCMYTLKRHERTHSGEKPYTCGQCGKSFQYSHNLSRHAVVHTREKPHACKWCERRFTQSGDLYRHIRKFHCGLVKTLAIG from the exons ATGG GTTATGAGGGAAGAATGGAGTTCCCAGACCATAGCCGCCAGTTGCTGCAGTGTTTGAGTCAGCAGCGTCACCAAGGTTTCCTGTGTGACTGCACCGTTCTGGTCGGGGAGGCTCGCTTCAAGGCGCACAGAGCCGTGCTGGCCTCCTGCAGCATGTACTTCCATCTCTTCTACAGGGACCAGCTTGACAAAAGGGACGTTGTGCATCTCAACAGTGACATTGTGACAGCGCCGGCCTTCAGTCTGCTGCTTGAATTTATGTATGAGGGCAAGTTGGAATTCAGCACTCTTCCAGTGGAGGACGTGCTGGCAGCAGCCAGCTACCTCCACATGTACGACATCGTCAAAGTGTGCAAAGGCAAGCTGAAAGACAAGGAGCTCTCCCCGCTCGACGAGAAGATGGGCGAGGCTTTCGGACTCAGCTGTTTGGAGCGGGACAATTCCTCGGACGGCGAGCCGCGCGGTGACAAGCAGCCCGGAAGGCGACGGGCTCGGGGGCCCCCGGGGCCCCCCTCCCCGCCGGAACAGTTTGACACGGACAGCGGCGAAGCGGGGCTGGCTGTCAGCGACTGTGAAAGGTCTGCGCGGAACAGGCAGAAGGCAAACGGTCACTCCGGCAGGTCCCCGGACCTTGTAGGTGTCAATTATGTGTCAGCGGAGGGCGAGCCTTGCGTCCAAacagctggaaaaacaaacgctGATGTCAGTAGTTCCACCGTATCACTGTCCCGGAGGTCCCGGGCTTCGGATGACATGGACTGCGCTCTGGATTTGTCTTTCAAGCCTCTGTCTACCAGAGATCCCTTACAGGCCTCCTACATCTCGGGACAGCTGGCCCTCGACAGCCAGCAGCAGGGCACTGAGCCACTTGTTAAAGATGAACACGACTTGCTGTCAGAGCAGGAGGACAGTGAGCCCATGAGCCCCGAGAGCCAGCGCTTTGGGAATAGCGCCAGGAGCTCAGTGGTGACAGGGTTCGCTGCCCTCTTCCCAGGCAACAACGGCTCCACCGCCGCCCTCCTCTCCCAGGAGGAAGACCTGATGGACG GAGGGGAGGCCTGCGGGCAGAGGAGGGAGGGCACCCCCGGCggggaggagaggaggggaggcT CGGGGGacagcgaggaggaggaggaagacgactTGGCTTCTTCGGACATCTCCACCTCCAGCGGTGTGCTCTTGCCCGGCGGGCAACAGGCGTGCGTGTGCCCCCTGTGCAGCAAAATCTTCCCCAGCCCCCACGTCCTGCAGCTGCACCTCAGCTCGCACTTCCGCGAGAAGGACGGCGCCCGCTCCAAGTTGTCGCCCGACGGCTCGGTGCCCACCTGCGTGCAGTGCAACAAGACCTTCTCCTGCATGTACACCCTCAAGCGGCACGAGCGCACGCACTCCGGCGAGAAGCCGTACACCTGCGGCCAGTGCGGCAAGAGCTTCCAGTACTCGCACAACTTGAGTCGCCACGCCGTGGTCCACACGCGGGAGAAGCCGCACGCGTGTAAATGGTGCGAGCGCCGCTTCACCCAATCCGGGGACTTGTATCGCCACATCAGGAAGTTTCACTGTGGCCTTGTTAAAACGCTCGCCATCGGATAA